The Arachis ipaensis cultivar K30076 chromosome B03, Araip1.1, whole genome shotgun sequence region TAAGCTTCTATCAATAGGTGTTTTTCTTCAAGGTGCTTAACTGAGCCTTTTATTCTGTATATGCCAAATTTTCAATtggtttaatttaattaatttgttagtagataattttaccaaatttttaatttggtGCTTGCANNNNNNNNNNNNNNNNNNNNNNNNNNNNNNNNNNNNNNNNNNNNNNNNNNNNNNNNNNNNNNNNNNNNNNNNNNNNNNNNNNNNNNNNNNNNNNNAGTACTCCttttcaaacaaattttttgtttttattttttatttttatttttatatatagtgGTGGATATATATCATTTGTTATAATTTCTTTGATGATTAATTTCATATTAATTAATTTCGTCAATTGAATTGACTAATTCAGTTGCTACattgttagaaaaaaaaaagatttttttaattttaaattcggTTGTAGCAAATTTCACTTTGATTTTGCAGTAATTTTCGATCTAGTTCGATAACTTATACGATTATGTCTCTAGTTAGGGTTGTTAAATGGGTTAACACATGAATTCTTTAAAAAATGTGCACACAAATTAAAATGTTACCATTATTTTctgttgtatatatattattttacaaaaatataaaaaaataacccTCACTCCTAATTTTCTTCATTTGATGTCAGAGAATTGCTATAGCATATTTGGTTGCGGCATTATGTGAAATTTGGTTGAAGTGTAATGATTCTGTTAATTCAGTTTTGTCCCTATTAAGGAAGTATAGATACCAGGGGTAAGCCTTCATTTTTTATCCATGTACTTTTAGTttattaattaattcaaatttgatGAAGTTACATAGTTTCTAATGGTTAAGGTTAATAAGAAAATGTATCAGAAATAatgataatttaaatttaaattaaatactNNNNNNNNNNNNNNNNNNNNNNNNNNNNNNNNNNNNNNNNNNNNNNNNNNNNNNNNNNNNNNNNNNNNNNNNNNNNNNNNNNNNNNNNNNNNNNNNNNNNNNNNNNNNNNNNNNNNNNNNNNNNNNNNNNNNNNNNNNNNNNNNNNNNNNNNNNNNNNNNNNNNNNNNNNNNNNNNNNNNNNNNNNNNNNNNNNNNNNNNNNNNNNNNNNNNNNNNNNNNNNNNNNNNNNNNNNNNNNNNNNNNNNNNNNNNNNNNNNNNNNNNNNNNNNNNNNNNNNNNNNNNNNNNNNNNNNNNNNNNNNNNNNNNNNNNNNNNNNNNNNNNNNNNNNNNNNNNNNNNNNNNNNNNNNNNNNNNNNNNNNNNNNNNNNNNNNNNNNNNNNNNNNNNNNNNNNNNNNNNNNNNNNNNNNNNNNNNNNNNNNNNNNNNNNNNNNNNNNNNNNNNNNNNNNNNNNNNNNNNNNNNNNNNNNNNNNNNNNNNNNNNNNNNNNNNNNNNNNNNNNNNNNNNNNNNNNNNNNNNNNNNNNNNNNNNNNNNNNNNNNNNNNNNNNNNNNNNNNNNNNNNNNNNNNNNNNNNNNNNNNNNNNNNNNNNNNNNNNNNNNNNNNNNNNNNNNNNNNNNNNNNNNNNNNNNNNNNNNNNNNNNNNNNNNNNNNNNNNNNNNNNNNNNNNNNNNNNNNNNNNNNNNNNNNNNNNNNNNNNNNNNNNNNNNNNNNNNNNNNNNNNNNNNNNNNNNNNNNNNNNNNNNNNNNNNNNNNNNNNNNNNNNNNNNNNNNNNNNNNNNNNNNNNNNNNNNNNNNNNNNNNNNNNNNNNNNNNNNNNNNNNNNNNNNNNNNNNNNNNNNNNNNNNNNNNNNNNNNNNNNNNNNNNNNNNNNNNNNNNNNNNNNNNNNNNNNNNNNNNNNNNNNNNNNNNNNNNNNNNNNNNNNNNNNNNNNNNNNNNNNNNNNNNNNNNNNNNNNNNNNNNNNNNNNNNNNNNNNNNNNNNNNNNNNNNNNNNNNNNNNNNNNNNNNNNNNNNNNNNNNNNNNNNNNNNNNNNNNNNNNNNNNNNNNNNNNNNNNNNNNNNNNNNNNNNNNNNNNNNNNNNNNNNNNNNNNNNNNNNNNNNNNNNNNNaaaaaaatattataaaaacattatttttaattattactaGGTCAAATGTGGTGTAAGGGGTGACACAGGACCAGCTTGTAATGCTGTTGGAATGATTGATCGAAAGATTTTAGGTATACAACATTTGTACAAGAAACCAATATATGCAAGGAAGCATGTATGGatattctttctttgataaacctagcttttttacttttttattttttgttattcttATTCTTTGATAAATAATTATCTTAGTTAATTATTTCTATCTTTCTATAGGAATGTAGTATTAATTCTCCTAATTATGGACCATTGCCTCCTAATGCTCCTTCTTGGTGTCAAGCCCCTTTTGATCCTGAAGGATTTTTGAGGTTAGTAGTAAACCATATATATAGTTGATTTTATATACAATTTCAAAATTATAATACACTACAACTGAAATAAACATTTTCTAtggttatttattttaaaaaatcattattcatttttaaagaaaaaatcatTTAGCTACTCACTTCCAAAACTGCCGCAACTCCTACATATAGCGACGGTTTACAAAACCACCACTAAATATTCATTACTATGTCGTGTAATATAATACACAAATATACTGTGATtgattttagtagttaatttagtgtataaataatatttttgatatgAATAAtggtgaaaaaataaaaaatttttgacaaTACTTTAGCAGTTATTGTTCGGTAATTTTAACAACAAAAAATAAGTTTCAATAAAAGTATAAACAAGCATCTTGCATCATTAGTTACTATTAAAAATGcttttcaatttttcaaaaattattaacaTAACCATTGATTGTCAAGAATGCTAACTACTTTCTTTGAAAAGCATTGATGCCCTTAAAAAAAATGCTAATATGTTATTTGGTTAAGTatttatagaaaattaaaaaaaatataagggtATGCTAATTAAAGCCTTATTGACTAGTGTGTTATGAAATTATAGTTCTCTGATGGCTGTTGTAACCTGCTTTGTTGGCCTCCATTATGGGCATATTATAATTCATTTTAAGGTAAAActcacttctttaatttcatgtacACATATATTATTATATCTTTATCTTTAATTCATATGCATTATTAAGCTTCTAATTAATATTTGTTTTATCTCCATAATGCTAAATGTAGGACCATAGAGTGAGAATTTTTCAGTGGATGTCCCTAACTTGTTTTCTTGTAATTTTGGGGCTAATATTGGACATAATTGGTAAGCATATTATTCTTTTACTTAGTTGTATTTAGGTTTATTtacgatattttttttaaatgaggTGGCATAAAAATAAGAAAGATATAAAGTACTATTTTGATCAACATTTGACTCAATTTTAATTTGGTCTTATTCTTTAATATTTAAATGTTATATTTCAAtctcaaaaaaatttaaacatatttaatgttatcatatcattaaatttgacacaaataataaatatatcgaagaatcaataacatttcttCGATTTTATACATAAGTAAAATCATTATACTAATAATCactaatatatataaaagttTTTCCTTTAATTCTAGANNNNNNNNNNNNNNNNNNNNNNNNNNNNNNNNNNNNNNNNNNNNNNNNNNNNNNNNNNNNNNNNNNNNNNNNNNNNNNNNNNNNNNNNNNNNNNNNNNNNNNNNNNNNNNNNNNNNNNNNNNNNNNNNNNNNNNNNNNNNNNNNNNNNNNNNNNNNNNNNNNNNNNNNNNNNNNNNNNNNNNNNNNNNNNNNNNNNNNNNNNNNNNNNNNNNNNNNNNNNNNNNNNNNNNNNNNNNNNNNNNNNNNNNNNNNNNNNNNNNNNNNNNNNNNAAAAAGTTTATCTTTAAAAAGGATAAAAAGTTAGGAAGACCATTTTTATAGCGAATATATTTAATTTAAGAGAAAATTTTACTCCTCTCTCCTGCGaaatgctaaaatgacactcccctcccctctattttataaatgtacatttctctccattctaacttttaaaaaacctcctctttaatctattttaaactttttgtgttaattaatgttaactttatccattttttaagaaaaataaattattttttaacaaaatacccattaacaaaaaaattattttttattattaaattttgcttatcaaaataccatttaataaattattcttttattgattaaattatatttttactaaaatattttttttaaaaattaataattaaattatttttttctaagatatccttcaataattttttaattattaaattataattacttAGCAGGGACAATTGAAAATTAAGTAAACGTAATTAACGAAAGCTTAagtatatacacatatatataatttGCTCTTATTATTACTTTGGTTGAGTTTGATCTCACTAACAATGTGTTAAAggtttttattttgtaaatacaAATTATATTTGTCCCGTTATTTTAAAGATTTAGTTAACATGTGTGTTCTAAATTTTAGTTattattagtgaaatttttttaattcttttatttttaatttaatttataaacctAACATGTGTTCTTaaagtataaaataaatatattttttttactctGTTGTAGGTTGATGTTTGTGGATATAGATACAAGATTAGTTTTCTAGAATGGATGGGTAAGAATGCACTATTGATTTACATAATTGCCACTTGCAACCTCATTCCTGTTGTGCTCCAAGGATTTTATTGGGGAGAacctcgcaataacattgtaatATTCTTGCTTCCCTTTCCAATTTAGTaatttggaatttatttatttatttatttatttattattattattattattattattattattattttagcatTAAAAACTTAGAAAATTGTTGGAAATTCTGTATTGTTCATGTGTTGATATCATTATCATCTAATAATTAAAACTTCTATATGTTATAGTTCAAGTTGATTGGTATTGGACGTTGAATGAAGTATGGCAATCAAAGTTGGTGGATGGTTTAGGTCAAAAAGAAGATGTAACAATATTTGACCTTCTCTTTCATTGGATGACTTCATCTTCATGGTTGTGTAAATCAGTTTaagtatttttagattttttttgtatCATAAGATAGATAGTATTCACATATTCAATGACAGATTACTTTTTTAAATCTAATTTAATCCTTTCATATATTTTTCTCTGCTGATCAGCATATGAATCCCACAAGTGAAAGATAGGGGAGGAAATGATGAAATGCAAAGTTAAACATATatctaataacaaaaaaaaaatcaaacataaTATTACTCCAAATAGTTAATTATAACTAGTATCATAATCACTCTCAAAACATTAAAATATTAAACCATTAACTTAGAAGGAACAAGACCAAccttaaaacaaaacatttaaagATTTGGGGAGTGGATTCTCtccagtaaaaaaaaaattagataatgTTCAGTATTTAATCTCATCCtttattgctctctttttttatttatttatttttggtcgtgaaagattatattttattctctcaagtgttcaaaaaaatagaaagaatccATTTCCAAAGACTTGTACTACTAACCAAAACAAACTAATTAAGATTAAAAACAGAAACAAAATCAACAACTATTTTTCTTCATCGATCACTCCACTAATAAGTACTACTTGTAATGATTAATAACtataaaaataactaaacaaaaactaattagtggcctaataacaccaaataggTAAAGACCGATCAAATGATGCAGTCATATAAAGTTGATAGTCGATAACTATTTGATGATCTGACATATTTAACAAGATTGTGCATTCGAGTTTCCACCCACCACGAAATATAGACATGCATGCATCATGATCGACCATTCTTGAGAAGCTTGTGGCCAATCTTGTAACAAGCGTAGGCATCAATGCAAGCATACTCAACTTGTTCAATGCTCAAAAACCTAGATTCCCAATTGCTTTCAAAAATATGCAAAGGCTTCAACATGTTCAAACCAACCAAATCCAAAGCAAGTTTCTTCAGCCCTAGCCATGAGTTCCCATCATAATACCTATTTGGCCACTTCTTACTTGAAAGCTCTCTAATATCAGCATGAGAACCACAATTAAGACCATACTCATTTCTAATCTTAGAAATATCATCAGCAACCTCATCACCCACAAAAGTGAAAGTAGGGTTCATGAGGAAGTTCTTGAGTAAAAGTGGCAGCTTGAAAACGTGGAAGAGTTGCAAGATAAGGCACTTGTCATCAATACAAAGTTGCAATGTTGCGGTTTTGTTGTTCTTGTAGCGAGAATAATTTGTTCCTGCATACAAAGTGATGATTTCTTGAACCCAACGATCTACAATGGTGTATGTGTTAGCGACTGTGGTTTCAATTGCTTTTCCATCAAAGTTGATGgtgtatttttttgtttgatataAGTGCATAATGTATTTATTAGAAGGGACATAGTTTAATGAAACGGTTGAGGCACCACTAATTCCTTGTTTAGGGCTTGATGATCGAAGCATTTTCATATGTAAATGAAAAATGAGAGACAACACGAAAAGATATCTATGGAGTTTGTTAACTTGGGATGTATTTATAGAGTTAAGAAATAATATAATGTAATCCTAAATCTACAATTTTCTTTTATTGACACAATTAACCctacctttttcttcttcttgtttttatGACTGAGAGTGCATTTATGTTCATTTAAGGGATCATGTATTTTTCTGGGTTGGACTCTTAGTGTTCCGAGTTTCTTTGGCAAACCCAATGTAAACAGATAGAGTAGAATAAAtgtaatttcattttatttttttttaaaataactatttGGATCTTGCAAAAGGTATATTTATTTTGGATAATATTAGGTAGACAAAGAAAAAATAgtcagaacttgtcttatttaatattcattaattattacaagttatgactatttttagttgattttctttagttaccaaacatttctaatttatttttactatttactATTTTACTAACACTAGAAAAGAGGTGGTAGATAACAGTGATTATTTAGTGGTGGTTGGTCAAGCCACGGCTATCTCTCAATTTTGTAACATTTATAGCAGTAAATCTGGTCAAAGTTGTTAATCTACTTTAAACACTCcctatctttctctctctctccatcttattatatatattttctttagaTCCAACCCCACTAAAGTTGTATTatcattttagaaaaaaaaatatactattAATCATTATTAGATTAAGATAATAGGATTCACAAATAATAAATGttaacaaattcaaaaatgaTTAAAacattattttactattttacaAACattgttattttaaaagattttttttcatttttttctcaaGACAAATCAAATTTAATCTTAACAGCAACTCTAATGATAGTAAAAAAAAGCTCTATTCTAACACATAGAAAAAAAAGGCcattaaaataaaaagtgaagAGAATCTCTTCATTAAGACCGAGATCAAGAGTCCCTCTAAAAAGGAATTTTCACTAACCAATAATTTTTTATCATGTGACAAATTactaaaagaattttaaaaaatatatatattacattacatatatgtttatattaaataattttgtaatttcacATATAGGAATTTGTNNNNNNNNNNNNNNNNNNNNNNNNNNNNNNNNNNNNNNNNNNNNNNNNNNNNNNNNNNNNNNNNNNNNNNNNNNNNNNNNNNNNNNNNNNNNNNNNNNNNNNNNNNNNNNNNNNNNNNNNNNNNNNNNNNNNNNNNNNNNNNNNNNNNNNNNNNNNNNNNNNNNNNNNNNNNNNNNNNNNNNNNNNNNNNNNNNNNNNNNNNNNNNNNNNNNNNNNNNNNNNNNNNNNNNNNNNNNNNNNNNNNNNNNNNNNNNNNNNNNNNNNNNNNNNNNNNNNNNNNNNNNNNNNNNNNNNNNNNNNNNNNNNNNNNNNNNNNNNNNNNNNNNNNNNNNNNNNNNNNNNNNNNNNNNNNNNNNNNNNNNNNNNNNNNNNNNNNNNNNNNNNNNNNNNNNNNNNNNNNNNNNNNNNNNNNNNNNNNNNNNNNNNNNNNNNNNNNNNNNNNNNNNNNNNNNNNNNNNNNNNNNNNNNNNNNNNNNNNNNNNNNNNNNNNNNNNNNNNNNNNNNNNNNNNNNNNNNNNNNNNNNNNNNNNNNNNNNNNNNNNNNNNNNNNNNNNNNNNNNNNNNNNNNNNNNNNNNNNNNNNNNNNNNNNNNNNNNNN contains the following coding sequences:
- the LOC110270497 gene encoding Werner Syndrome-like exonuclease, with the protein product MLRSSSPKQGISGASTVSLNYVPSNKYIMHLYQTKKYTINFDGKAIETTVANTYTIVDRWVQEIITLYAGTNYSRYKNNKTATLQLCIDDKCLILQLFHVFKLPLLLKNFLMNPTFTFVGDEVADDISKIRNEYGLNCGSHADIRELSSKKWPNRYYDGNSWLGLKKLALDLVGLNMLKPLHIFESNWESRFLSIEQVEYACIDAYACYKIGHKLLKNGRS
- the LOC107632411 gene encoding heparan-alpha-glucosaminide N-acetyltransferase-like — translated: MMENSGYERVRNYDECDENEERMHLNPINRTKKDAKENGDVEMANLQVSESRRGIIFSNAKDNNNNKNDRLVSLDIFRGLTVTLMVFVDHAGRLFPGINHSPWNGLTLADFVMPFFLFIVGVSLALTYKRLSSGIIATRKAILRALKLLSIGVFLQVRVVKWRIAIAYLVAALCEIWLKCNDSVNSVLSLLRKYRYQGYIVKCGVRGDTGPACNAVGMIDRKILGIQHLYKKPIYARKHECSINSPNYGPLPPNAPSWCQAPFDPEGFLSSLMAVVTCFVGLHYGHIIIHFKDHRVRIFQWMSLTCFLVILGLILDIIGKHIILLLSCFYFVDVCGYRYKISFLEWMGKNALLIYIIATCNLIPVVLQGFYWGEPRNNIFKLIGIGR